In the genome of Massilia sp. PAMC28688, one region contains:
- a CDS encoding T6SS effector amidase Tae4 family protein encodes MAITATAGNATGSIAPRRPSWADMHTHYPGKEIETEELYTKIGNQFKGAHKHSWMENTCAVRMSYALLRSGFGLSRTSDPAASKLGADKRWYWLRVADLRAELVARFKGFDAELSFELLDTALAEDEDALTVQFEARKAKATEFFKTHLLSKNGIIVFKVEGWSNATGHFTLWDGTARKLAFANDHDDPQSRSFYPWLTTVGINKETKKKFLVQVQHIQFWELK; translated from the coding sequence TTGGCTATTACAGCGACCGCAGGCAACGCCACCGGATCGATCGCTCCACGGCGACCTTCTTGGGCAGACATGCATACTCATTATCCAGGAAAGGAAATCGAAACCGAGGAATTGTATACAAAGATCGGCAACCAATTTAAGGGCGCCCATAAGCATTCCTGGATGGAGAATACGTGCGCGGTTCGAATGTCCTATGCCCTCCTTCGAAGTGGATTTGGGTTATCCAGAACGTCGGATCCCGCGGCGAGCAAATTGGGGGCTGACAAGCGATGGTATTGGCTGCGCGTGGCAGACTTGCGTGCCGAGTTAGTTGCGCGCTTCAAGGGGTTTGACGCGGAGTTGTCATTCGAATTACTCGACACCGCACTGGCCGAGGATGAAGACGCTCTAACGGTCCAGTTCGAGGCTCGTAAAGCCAAGGCGACGGAGTTTTTCAAGACGCATCTCCTATCAAAAAACGGAATTATTGTTTTCAAGGTGGAAGGTTGGAGCAATGCGACCGGGCATTTCACTCTTTGGGATGGCACGGCTCGAAAGCTTGCCTTCGCAAATGATCATGACGACCCCCAGTCGCGTAGCTTCTATCCTTGGCTAACCACTGTAGGCATAAACAAGGAAACTAAGAAGAAGTTTTTGGTCCAGGTTCAACATATCCAATTTTGGGAACTGAAATGA
- the tnpB gene encoding IS66 family insertion sequence element accessory protein TnpB (TnpB, as the term is used for proteins encoded by IS66 family insertion elements, is considered an accessory protein, since TnpC, encoded by a neighboring gene, is a DDE family transposase.) codes for MQLSANAIWLATAAVDMRIGIDGLSLHVQQALGRPPCDGTAYVFANRRRTRLKMVCWDGTGVWMCLRRLHRGQFVWPQVDDACWQISAEQWQWLVAGVDWQRLSAPAPAQWRL; via the coding sequence ATGCAGCTGTCGGCCAATGCAATCTGGCTGGCGACGGCAGCGGTGGACATGCGCATCGGCATCGACGGGCTGTCCTTGCATGTGCAGCAGGCGCTGGGGCGGCCGCCATGCGATGGCACGGCATACGTGTTTGCCAACCGTCGCCGTACGCGCCTGAAGATGGTCTGCTGGGATGGCACGGGCGTGTGGATGTGCCTGCGCCGCCTGCACCGGGGCCAGTTTGTCTGGCCCCAAGTTGACGACGCCTGCTGGCAGATCAGCGCCGAACAATGGCAATGGCTGGTCGCTGGCGTGGACTGGCAACGCCTGTCGGCACCGGCACCAGCGCAGTGGCGACTGTGA
- a CDS encoding IS66 family transposase, translating to MDLLNELADLDIAPAALAKVQALFEQQQAKLAQRDAVLAEKDFKITALTHELAYYKRVRFGKASEALVGAQRLLFEETVDTDLAAIDEELQAQAPVNRQRKRAGRQPLPAHLERIEHRHEPESCLCGQCGADLVKIGEDVSEQLDVEPARFFVHRHIRPQYACRPCETVTAAPIPPAVIDGGMAAVGLLAWIAVCKYLDHLPLYRIEQIAARDGVPLARSTLGEWIGRIGVALQPLADRLAELLRQRSCLHADETPVRQLDPGSGKTKHAYLWAYRSNVLDDGSGIVVFDYQTSRAGAHARAFLQQWRGHLMVDDYVGYKALFTAGPTELACLAHIRRKFFDVHAASGSPVAEEALRRIGQLYAIEQQAAGMTAQQRAALREQLAMPVLADLHGWLVATQRSVAAGSGTAKAIEHALKRWAALQCYASSGSLPIDNNPVENAIRPIAIGKKNWLFAGSERAGRRAAAIQSLFATAKLNGLDPARWLADTLAKLPTCPNSKIDSLLPFANSTQT from the coding sequence ATGGACCTGCTCAACGAACTCGCCGATCTGGATATCGCTCCTGCCGCCTTGGCGAAGGTGCAGGCATTGTTCGAGCAGCAGCAGGCCAAGCTGGCACAGCGCGACGCTGTGCTCGCTGAGAAGGACTTCAAGATCACCGCGCTGACGCACGAGCTGGCGTACTACAAGCGGGTTCGCTTCGGCAAGGCCAGCGAAGCACTCGTCGGCGCGCAGCGGCTGCTGTTTGAAGAAACGGTCGATACGGACCTGGCAGCCATCGACGAGGAACTTCAAGCGCAGGCCCCCGTAAATCGGCAGCGCAAGCGCGCCGGGCGCCAACCGCTGCCAGCGCATCTGGAACGCATCGAGCACCGTCATGAGCCCGAGTCGTGCCTGTGCGGTCAATGCGGCGCCGACCTGGTCAAGATCGGCGAAGACGTAAGCGAACAGCTGGACGTGGAACCGGCGCGCTTCTTCGTGCATCGCCACATCCGCCCGCAGTATGCGTGCCGTCCTTGCGAGACGGTGACGGCGGCGCCTATCCCGCCAGCCGTCATCGACGGCGGCATGGCCGCTGTCGGGCTGCTGGCCTGGATCGCGGTGTGCAAGTACCTTGACCACTTGCCCCTCTACCGCATCGAACAGATTGCCGCGCGTGACGGCGTGCCACTGGCCCGCTCTACGCTCGGCGAATGGATCGGGCGCATCGGTGTGGCCTTGCAGCCGCTGGCTGACCGCTTGGCCGAACTGCTCAGGCAACGAAGTTGCCTGCATGCCGACGAAACCCCGGTGCGCCAGCTCGATCCTGGCAGCGGCAAGACCAAACACGCCTATCTGTGGGCCTACCGCTCCAACGTACTCGATGACGGGTCGGGCATCGTCGTGTTCGATTACCAGACCAGTCGCGCTGGGGCGCACGCTCGCGCCTTCCTGCAGCAATGGCGCGGCCATCTAATGGTGGACGACTATGTCGGCTACAAGGCGCTGTTTACGGCAGGCCCCACCGAGCTCGCTTGCCTGGCCCACATCAGGCGCAAGTTCTTCGACGTCCACGCTGCTAGCGGCAGCCCGGTGGCCGAGGAAGCACTACGGCGCATTGGGCAGCTGTACGCCATCGAGCAGCAAGCGGCGGGGATGACGGCGCAACAGCGCGCAGCGTTGCGTGAGCAGCTCGCCATGCCAGTGCTGGCCGACTTGCATGGCTGGCTGGTGGCGACCCAGCGCAGCGTCGCTGCTGGCAGTGGCACGGCCAAGGCCATCGAGCATGCTCTCAAGCGCTGGGCGGCGCTGCAGTGCTATGCCAGCTCGGGCAGCCTTCCGATTGACAATAATCCGGTCGAGAATGCGATACGCCCCATCGCCATCGGCAAGAAGAACTGGCTGTTTGCCGGCTCCGAGCGCGCGGGCCGCCGCGCCGCTGCCATCCAGAGCCTGTTCGCTACCGCCAAGCTTAACGGCCTGGACCCGGCTCGCTGGCTCGCCGACACCCTCGCAAAGCTTCCCACCTGCCCCAACAGCAAAATCGACTCGCTGCTACCGTTCGCAAACTCTACACAGACTTAA
- a CDS encoding PAAR domain-containing protein, with amino-acid sequence MAGEIIRKGDPTNHGGTVLEGSLTDICHGQPIAYMGHKVSCPQCKGTYPIVEGVLTTTFYGKGVAVAGMKTVSGQPAHL; translated from the coding sequence ATGGCTGGTGAAATCATTCGCAAAGGCGACCCGACCAATCACGGCGGCACGGTGCTGGAAGGATCGCTGACCGATATCTGTCATGGCCAACCCATCGCTTACATGGGTCACAAGGTGTCTTGCCCGCAGTGCAAGGGCACGTATCCTATCGTGGAAGGCGTCTTGACGACGACCTTTTACGGCAAGGGTGTCGCCGTAGCCGGCATGAAGACTGTAAGCGGCCAGCCGGCCCACCTATGA